From the genome of Nitrospinota bacterium:
TGCTCTGATAAAAATCGCGCAAAAAGAGGATGTACCCGCTTCCGTTCTGAAACAATCCAAAGAACTCCTATGGCTCCGCAGACATTTAGGCAACACCTGCAAAAAATACGGTTTTATTGGGTTTGTGATTCTGGATTCTACCGGATATCAGGTCGGCGCTCTTCTGGACGACGCCTTGGGCAAACGAAAGTTGATCGAACGGTCGGATTTCTTTTACCGCTCTCTGCAAGGGGATACGGTGGTGTCTCACCCCTTTCCCGGCGAAGTGAACCTGCCGGATGAGCAGGGGAACTGGCAACCCAATCGACCCACCATGTTTACCTCTGTACCGATTCAAAATGAAGCCGGCCAGGTCCTTGGAGTTCTGGCCTTTCGCTTTCGCCCGGAGATGGAATTCACCCATATGCTGGAAGTGACCCGTTCTGGCAACACGGGAGAATCCTACGCTTTTAACGACGAGGGCTTACTCCTGACCGAAAGCCGCTTTATCGATCAATTGAAAAAGTAAGGACTGCTCGCTGAAAGCGATTCGTCCTCCATATTAAAAATCCAACTGCGTGACCCGGAAATAAATTCAATCTTCCCGGCCCATTCTCCCCTCAATGAAAATCACGAACCCGCTTTGACCTTAATGGCCGCCAGCGCGGTGCAAGGTAAAGCGGGGATGAACCTGGAGGGCTATAACGATTACCGTGGAATTCGAGTGGTGGGCGCCTGGACCTGGCTCGCCGACCACTATATGGGAGTGGCAACAGAG
Proteins encoded in this window:
- a CDS encoding cache domain-containing protein — encoded protein: MLSSSVFPNLALSIITIIFLAAIGWYGHTEVEREMKDNLSVQLQTLLSAQVASLENWIKDKKRDAEVLASQPEIKAKIIALIKIAQKEDVPASVLKQSKELLWLRRHLGNTCKKYGFIGFVILDSTGYQVGALLDDALGKRKLIERSDFFYRSLQGDTVVSHPFPGEVNLPDEQGNWQPNRPTMFTSVPIQNEAGQVLGVLAFRFRPEMEFTHMLEVTRSGNTGESYAFNDEGLLLTESRFIDQLKK